A portion of the Microlunatus phosphovorus NM-1 genome contains these proteins:
- a CDS encoding YdeI/OmpD-associated family protein, whose protein sequence is MALQIHTVLEPMGPATAIELTDEQVVELGGGKRAAVLVTIGDRTGRLRLAVMGGKNLIGLSKAARADLGVAIGDEVTASIALDTAERTVEVPEDLAAALDADPQLRAAFDKLPYTHRKEHVRAITDAKRPETRARRIAAAVEMLQR, encoded by the coding sequence ATGGCGCTGCAGATCCACACCGTCCTGGAGCCCATGGGCCCCGCCACCGCGATCGAGCTGACTGATGAGCAGGTGGTCGAGCTCGGCGGCGGCAAACGGGCCGCGGTCCTGGTCACCATCGGTGACCGGACCGGCCGGTTGCGACTGGCCGTGATGGGCGGCAAGAACCTGATCGGGCTGTCGAAGGCGGCCCGAGCCGACCTCGGTGTGGCGATCGGGGACGAGGTGACGGCTTCGATCGCGCTGGACACAGCCGAGCGAACAGTCGAGGTGCCTGAGGATCTGGCGGCGGCTCTCGACGCCGATCCACAGCTGCGCGCGGCCTTCGACAAGCTGCCCTACACCCATCGCAAGGAACATGTGCGAGCGATCACCGACGCCAAACGTCCCGAGACCAGGGCGCGCCGGATCGCCGCAGCTGTAGAGATGCTCCAGCGGTGA
- a CDS encoding histidine phosphatase family protein: MRFVLIRHGQSINNLLWAETGDSIGRHHDPVLSPLGHQQAQLLGDVLADGVLPWRITQLHSSLMTRAVQTAAPLADALDLPLIGHPEAYETGGLYVEEVAGVRIPHRGATAADLQLLSRRLILPDSARADGWFPGPYEDGDALIMDRARRVVADLRARHDDDDVVALVMHGAFFQYLFRALLGIDTMSGWIVKHNTAMTLVADESVGGITIAHRIDWTPHLTDDQLTL; the protein is encoded by the coding sequence ATGCGCTTCGTTCTCATCCGGCACGGACAGTCGATCAACAACCTGCTGTGGGCCGAGACCGGCGACTCGATCGGCCGTCACCACGACCCCGTGCTCTCGCCGTTGGGGCACCAGCAGGCCCAGTTGCTCGGTGATGTTCTGGCCGACGGAGTGCTGCCATGGCGGATCACACAGCTGCACTCCAGTCTGATGACCCGTGCGGTGCAGACCGCAGCACCACTGGCCGACGCACTCGATCTACCGCTGATCGGGCATCCGGAGGCGTACGAGACCGGCGGTCTGTACGTGGAGGAGGTCGCCGGCGTAAGGATCCCGCATCGGGGAGCGACGGCCGCCGACCTGCAGTTGCTGTCGCGGCGACTGATCCTGCCGGACAGCGCGCGTGCCGACGGCTGGTTCCCCGGCCCGTACGAGGACGGCGATGCGCTGATCATGGACCGGGCGCGCCGGGTGGTCGCCGATCTGCGGGCTCGGCACGACGACGATGACGTGGTGGCGCTGGTGATGCACGGCGCCTTCTTCCAGTACCTGTTCCGAGCCTTGCTCGGCATCGACACCATGAGCGGTTGGATCGTCAAGCACAACACGGCCATGACGCTGGTCGCCGACGAGTCTGTCGGCGGCATCACCATCGCCCACCGGATCGACTGGACGCCGCACCTCACCGACGACCAACTGACGCTCTAG
- a CDS encoding AtzH-like domain-containing protein: protein MTDAPATVPSPELLAAFEAYERAILANDLEALDAAFARRATTMRADAAGLLVGHEAISDFRGLRGGVPPREIVRLETRVLGPDVVLLVSVSRYRDGGQGVQTQIWEQVDGQWLITAAHVTGRAQAFDRSVWRTVGDPLSQGAWEGPLAGLTVAVKDLFAIRGYRIGAGNPTWLRERRREQATAPAVSDLLRGGASLRGIARTDEFAYSIAGANVHYGTPPNGALPGALPGGSSNGPAAAVALGQADVGLASDTAGSIRVPASYQGLWGLRTTHGIVPRQGMLPLSQTFDTVGWLARDAETLDRVATWVLITDSSADDPEADLTPDAQLPRRIAVPAEALACTEADTRDAFQAWLDRAAATDQVDGVDIVEVGDLSAYLEVFRTVQSAEAWRNNGAWVEAHPGALGPDIAARLEMASRVTTEQERAAQNELSRMRQRIRALTDEAILVLPTAPGPAPARTADGPTIETVRAATLRMTSLAGIGGLPALSAPLLTVPSLLGPAPVGVCFVGPAERDLDLLRWVRAIEAATQDASGN from the coding sequence ATGACCGATGCACCTGCGACGGTGCCGTCGCCCGAACTGCTCGCCGCCTTCGAGGCCTACGAGCGGGCGATCCTGGCCAATGACCTCGAAGCCTTGGACGCCGCCTTCGCCCGCCGCGCGACGACCATGCGCGCCGACGCCGCCGGGCTGCTGGTCGGCCACGAGGCGATCAGCGACTTCCGCGGACTCCGCGGCGGTGTACCGCCGCGCGAGATCGTCCGGCTCGAGACCCGCGTCCTCGGGCCGGACGTCGTCTTGCTGGTGTCGGTGTCCCGCTACCGCGACGGCGGTCAGGGCGTACAGACCCAGATCTGGGAGCAGGTCGACGGCCAGTGGCTGATCACGGCCGCGCACGTCACCGGACGCGCCCAGGCCTTCGACCGCTCGGTCTGGCGGACGGTCGGCGATCCCCTGTCTCAGGGAGCCTGGGAGGGCCCGCTGGCTGGCCTGACCGTGGCGGTCAAGGACCTGTTCGCCATCCGCGGCTACCGGATCGGCGCCGGCAATCCGACCTGGCTACGGGAACGCCGGCGCGAACAGGCCACTGCACCCGCGGTCAGCGATCTGCTGCGCGGCGGCGCCTCGCTGCGCGGAATCGCCCGCACCGACGAGTTCGCGTACAGCATTGCCGGCGCCAACGTCCACTACGGAACCCCACCGAACGGCGCACTGCCGGGCGCCCTGCCGGGGGGTTCGTCCAATGGACCGGCGGCTGCGGTCGCCCTGGGGCAGGCTGATGTCGGGCTGGCCAGCGACACCGCCGGGTCCATCCGCGTGCCTGCCTCCTACCAAGGACTCTGGGGTCTGCGTACCACCCACGGGATCGTGCCACGGCAGGGCATGCTGCCGCTGTCCCAGACCTTCGACACCGTCGGCTGGTTGGCCCGGGATGCGGAGACCCTGGATCGGGTGGCGACCTGGGTGCTGATCACCGACAGCTCCGCCGACGACCCGGAGGCCGATCTCACTCCGGACGCGCAGCTGCCGCGGCGGATCGCGGTGCCCGCCGAGGCACTGGCCTGCACCGAGGCAGACACCCGTGATGCCTTTCAGGCCTGGCTGGACCGGGCCGCGGCGACCGATCAGGTGGACGGTGTCGACATCGTCGAGGTCGGCGATCTCTCGGCCTATCTGGAGGTGTTCCGCACCGTCCAGTCCGCGGAGGCCTGGCGCAACAACGGCGCCTGGGTGGAGGCGCATCCCGGGGCTCTGGGACCGGATATCGCCGCCCGCTTGGAGATGGCCTCGCGGGTCACCACCGAACAGGAACGTGCGGCCCAGAACGAGCTGAGCCGGATGCGTCAGCGGATCCGCGCGTTGACCGACGAGGCGATCCTGGTGCTGCCCACCGCACCTGGCCCGGCTCCAGCCCGGACGGCTGACGGCCCGACCATCGAGACGGTCCGAGCAGCGACACTGAGGATGACCAGCCTCGCCGGCATCGGCGGCCTGCCGGCCTTGTCGGCCCCGCTCCTCACCGTGCCGTCGTTGCTCGGCCCCGCGCCGGTCGGTGTCTGTTTCGTCGGCCCGGCCGAACGAGACCTCGACCTGCTGCGCTGGGTTCGAGCGATCGAGGCCGCGACTCAGGACGCGAGCGGGAACTAG
- a CDS encoding pyridoxal-phosphate-dependent aminotransferase family protein, which translates to MSSLPINPPPRLLMGPGPINADPRVLRAMSAQLIGQYDPAMTDYMTETQALYRQVWATTNEATLLVDGTSRAGIEAAIVSLVKPGDRVLVPVFGRFGHLLVEIAERAGADVHTIETEWGQVFPVSVIANAIARVKPRLLAVVYGDTATTMNQPLDELGEICARHGALFYTDATASLGGNDFAMDAWGLDAATAGLQKCLSGPSGSAPISLSERAVAVIRGRTKVEAGIALETDEASPDVIRSNYFDLGQILDYWGPRRLNHHTEATSMLYGARECARIILAEGRQAVIDRHALAGLAMLAGVQGLGLQVFGDVTHKMNNVVAVEIPAGIDGDRARAALLADFGVEIGTSFGPLAGRVWRIGTMGYNARKDAVLTTLAALENVLRRGGVRAGTSGAGVDAALEVYEG; encoded by the coding sequence GTGTCCAGTCTGCCGATCAACCCTCCTCCGCGGCTCCTGATGGGGCCCGGGCCGATCAACGCGGACCCGCGGGTGTTGCGTGCGATGTCGGCGCAGCTCATCGGCCAGTACGACCCGGCGATGACCGACTACATGACCGAGACCCAGGCTCTGTACCGCCAGGTCTGGGCCACCACGAACGAGGCGACACTGCTGGTGGACGGCACCTCGCGGGCCGGCATCGAGGCGGCGATCGTGTCGCTGGTCAAGCCCGGCGACCGCGTGCTGGTGCCGGTTTTCGGCCGGTTCGGCCATCTGCTCGTCGAGATCGCCGAGCGGGCCGGCGCCGACGTACACACGATCGAGACCGAGTGGGGCCAGGTGTTCCCGGTCTCGGTCATCGCCAACGCAATCGCCAGGGTGAAGCCACGGCTGCTCGCGGTCGTCTACGGCGACACCGCGACCACCATGAACCAGCCGCTGGACGAGTTGGGCGAGATCTGCGCGCGGCACGGAGCTCTCTTCTACACCGACGCGACCGCCTCGCTCGGCGGCAACGACTTCGCGATGGACGCCTGGGGCCTGGACGCAGCCACCGCCGGCCTGCAGAAGTGCCTGTCCGGACCCTCCGGCTCGGCACCGATCAGCCTGTCCGAGCGGGCCGTGGCGGTGATCCGCGGACGGACGAAGGTCGAAGCAGGCATCGCCCTGGAGACCGACGAGGCTTCGCCGGACGTCATCCGGTCGAACTACTTCGATCTGGGGCAGATCCTCGACTATTGGGGTCCGCGGCGGTTGAACCATCACACCGAGGCGACCAGCATGCTCTACGGCGCCCGCGAATGCGCCAGGATCATCCTGGCCGAAGGCCGACAGGCAGTGATCGATCGGCACGCCCTGGCCGGCCTGGCGATGCTGGCCGGCGTCCAGGGCCTCGGCTTGCAGGTGTTCGGCGACGTGACCCACAAGATGAACAACGTGGTCGCGGTCGAGATCCCCGCGGGCATCGATGGCGACCGGGCCCGAGCCGCGCTGCTCGCCGATTTCGGCGTCGAGATCGGCACCTCGTTCGGCCCATTGGCCGGCCGAGTCTGGCGGATCGGCACGATGGGCTACAACGCCCGCAAGGATGCGGTGCTGACGACGCTGGCGGCGTTGGAGAATGTGCTGCGTCGAGGCGGTGTCCGGGCCGGCACCAGCGGTGCCGGGGTGGACGCGGCGCTCGAGGTGTATGAGGGCTGA
- a CDS encoding MurR/RpiR family transcriptional regulator has translation MSDLQTRIDQAVDRLSPAERVVAEHLRQRPDDVVLFSSTELARRTGVSKATVSRLLRSLGWNGAQHARTEVLAERARGVPVGYPAPLAAPDNLRAAADALTEVGQARIVAAIVAARRIVVVGFRNSFPVALHLRQQLAQARPGVALAPLPGQTLAEELVDLEATDLVIAIGFRRRPAFFGTLMDQLRAAPVKVLAIVDPSGAEHLVGHAFGLSCPIAGTGAFDSYEGAMALVAQVASAVQDALGERGRARAVAIAELYRELGEVEDG, from the coding sequence ATGAGCGACCTACAGACCCGGATCGACCAGGCCGTCGACCGACTGAGCCCGGCGGAGCGTGTGGTCGCCGAGCATCTGAGACAGCGTCCGGACGATGTCGTGCTGTTCAGCTCGACCGAGCTCGCCCGGCGTACCGGAGTCTCGAAGGCGACCGTCAGCCGACTGTTGCGCAGCCTCGGTTGGAATGGTGCTCAGCACGCCCGGACCGAGGTGCTGGCCGAGCGGGCCCGGGGAGTGCCGGTCGGCTACCCGGCGCCCCTCGCGGCGCCGGACAACCTGCGCGCGGCCGCCGATGCACTGACGGAAGTGGGGCAGGCCCGGATCGTCGCAGCGATCGTGGCCGCGCGGCGGATCGTGGTGGTGGGTTTCCGCAACAGCTTCCCGGTTGCCTTGCATCTCCGCCAGCAGCTGGCGCAGGCTCGGCCGGGGGTGGCGTTGGCACCGCTGCCCGGGCAGACGCTGGCCGAGGAGCTTGTCGATCTCGAGGCCACGGATCTGGTGATCGCGATCGGCTTCCGGCGCCGACCGGCCTTCTTCGGCACGCTGATGGACCAGCTGCGAGCGGCGCCGGTCAAGGTGCTGGCCATCGTCGATCCCTCAGGCGCGGAACACCTGGTCGGACACGCTTTCGGGCTGAGCTGCCCGATCGCTGGGACGGGCGCCTTCGACTCCTACGAGGGTGCGATGGCCCTGGTTGCCCAGGTCGCGTCAGCGGTGCAGGACGCCTTGGGCGAGCGAGGCCGTGCTCGCGCCGTGGCGATCGCCGAGCTGTACCGCGAACTGGGCGAGGTCGAGGACGGCTGA
- a CDS encoding acetamidase/formamidase family protein, translated as MAMYCPGFPILQPGIGAIQGDVYLPAEVQHVLWGRLPCAADAPVLTVAPGATVTIDTISHEGVLEDQGKDPLGYFGGHGVPAEAVLSDAIAVARDLARDVKRDGPHVVTGPILVEGAEVGDLLALTVLETTPRVPYGVISNRHGRGALPGELPRTPETVSVFASIYERDGHLVGRLPLVADGEPVVEFPLYPFLGIMGVAAAGDDRPHSVPPGPHGGNIDINLLGPGSTLYLPVQVPGALAYVGDPHFAQGDGEVALTALEASLRVTLRFDLVKRADALAEFGEVLGPLGRADGYLVPTGMDPDLDEAVRACVRQALSLIQARWGMAEHLAYAYLSAATDFRISQVVDLVTGVHARIREADFERIER; from the coding sequence ATGGCGATGTACTGCCCCGGCTTCCCGATCCTGCAGCCTGGGATCGGTGCGATCCAGGGCGACGTCTACCTGCCTGCCGAGGTCCAGCACGTGCTCTGGGGCCGGCTGCCGTGCGCGGCCGATGCCCCGGTGCTGACGGTGGCGCCAGGCGCCACGGTGACCATCGACACCATCAGTCATGAGGGCGTGCTGGAAGATCAGGGCAAGGACCCGCTGGGCTACTTCGGCGGGCATGGCGTCCCGGCGGAGGCGGTGCTGAGCGATGCGATCGCGGTCGCCCGCGATCTCGCCCGTGACGTGAAGCGGGACGGTCCGCATGTGGTGACCGGACCGATCCTGGTCGAGGGAGCCGAGGTCGGTGACCTGCTGGCGCTGACCGTGCTGGAGACCACACCGCGGGTGCCGTACGGCGTGATCTCCAACCGGCATGGCCGTGGTGCCCTGCCCGGGGAGCTGCCGCGTACCCCGGAGACGGTCAGCGTCTTCGCTTCGATCTACGAACGCGACGGTCACCTGGTGGGCCGGCTGCCGCTGGTGGCGGACGGTGAGCCGGTCGTCGAGTTCCCGCTGTACCCGTTCCTGGGGATCATGGGCGTCGCTGCCGCCGGCGACGACCGGCCGCACTCGGTGCCGCCGGGTCCGCACGGCGGCAATATCGACATCAACCTGCTCGGGCCTGGTTCGACCCTGTATCTGCCCGTGCAGGTGCCCGGCGCGTTGGCGTACGTGGGCGACCCACACTTCGCCCAAGGGGACGGCGAGGTGGCGCTGACCGCACTGGAGGCGTCGCTGCGGGTGACCCTGCGCTTCGACCTGGTGAAACGGGCCGACGCGCTGGCCGAGTTCGGCGAGGTCCTCGGACCCCTGGGCCGAGCCGACGGGTATCTGGTGCCGACCGGGATGGACCCCGACCTGGACGAAGCGGTACGCGCCTGCGTCCGACAGGCGTTGTCGCTGATCCAGGCTCGCTGGGGCATGGCTGAGCACCTTGCCTACGCCTATCTCAGCGCCGCCACCGATTTCCGCATCTCCCAGGTGGTCGACCTGGTCACCGGGGTCCACGCCCGGATCCGCGAGGCCGATTTCGAGAGGATCGAACGATGA
- a CDS encoding allantoate amidohydrolase codes for MTIPLLELTADGLANSARRIMARCNELARISSLRGGVERVYLSPEHARANRLAAEWMRDVGLTTHQDAAGNQVGRISGRDPEAPALMLGSHLDTVPDAGRFDGILGVLMAIEVVRLLRSRIPTFPFCLEVVAFSDEEGTRFGKALLGSAAVAGSWDPAWWELTDAYGITVRQAFLEFGLDPSRVGEAARRPDELVGYLEAHIEQGPQLDRAGQPLAVVSSIASARRFQITIRGEARHAGGTPYDMRHDALLGASEIAIAVERLCLAEHHLIGTVGQLNAYPGAVNVVPGEARLSLDLRGELEGTRDRVWAALTRELDQIAGRRGLRWEAREVHTASAMVCEPLLMDVMRAGIEGSGQTDPISLFSPAGHDGMAIGRIADIGMLFLRNPDGISHHPDEYVSTEDIAVGLRAFAEAIVHLAREHAR; via the coding sequence ATGACGATCCCGCTCCTCGAGCTCACCGCCGACGGTCTGGCCAATTCGGCCCGCCGGATCATGGCGCGCTGCAACGAGCTCGCCCGGATCTCCTCGCTCCGCGGCGGAGTGGAACGGGTGTATCTCTCGCCCGAGCACGCTCGGGCCAACCGGCTGGCCGCGGAGTGGATGCGTGATGTCGGTCTGACCACCCACCAGGATGCGGCAGGCAATCAGGTGGGGCGGATCTCCGGACGTGATCCGGAGGCGCCAGCGCTGATGCTCGGCTCGCACCTCGACACGGTCCCGGACGCCGGCCGGTTCGACGGGATCCTCGGAGTGCTGATGGCCATCGAGGTGGTCCGGCTGCTGCGGTCGCGGATCCCGACGTTCCCGTTCTGCCTGGAGGTGGTCGCCTTCTCCGACGAGGAGGGCACCCGATTCGGCAAGGCGCTGCTGGGCAGTGCCGCGGTCGCCGGCTCCTGGGACCCGGCCTGGTGGGAGCTCACCGACGCGTACGGGATCACCGTGCGCCAGGCGTTCTTGGAGTTCGGCCTCGACCCCAGCCGAGTCGGCGAGGCGGCCCGGCGGCCCGACGAGCTGGTCGGCTATCTGGAGGCTCATATCGAGCAGGGCCCGCAGTTGGACCGGGCCGGCCAGCCCCTGGCGGTGGTCTCCTCGATCGCCAGTGCCCGAAGATTCCAGATCACCATCCGCGGCGAGGCCCGGCACGCCGGCGGCACGCCCTACGACATGCGGCACGACGCGCTGCTCGGAGCCAGTGAGATCGCCATCGCGGTGGAACGGCTGTGCCTTGCCGAGCATCATCTGATCGGCACTGTCGGCCAGTTGAACGCGTACCCGGGCGCGGTCAATGTCGTCCCGGGTGAGGCGCGACTCAGCCTCGATCTGCGCGGCGAGCTCGAGGGCACTCGGGACCGGGTCTGGGCCGCGCTCACCCGGGAGCTGGACCAGATCGCGGGGCGGCGCGGCCTGCGATGGGAGGCCCGGGAGGTGCACACCGCCAGTGCCATGGTTTGTGAACCGCTGCTGATGGACGTGATGCGTGCCGGGATCGAGGGCAGCGGACAGACCGATCCGATCAGTCTGTTCAGCCCGGCCGGGCACGACGGGATGGCCATCGGTCGGATCGCCGACATCGGCATGCTCTTCCTGCGCAACCCGGACGGGATCAGTCACCACCCCGACGAGTACGTCAGCACCGAGGACATCGCCGTGGGACTGCGTGCCTTCGCCGAGGCGATCGTCCACCTCGCCCGGGAACACGCCCGCTAG
- the dctA gene encoding C4-dicarboxylate transporter DctA, giving the protein MASAKTSEGLYEIDSNQKLRVKQPIWKSLFFQLIVAIIAGIMIGWLWPDVGSALKPLADGFIKLIKMLIAPIIFCTVVIGIAHVGDLKAVGRIGVKALIYFELVTTFALVFGLLVGNIVRPGAGFNVDPATLAGGEQALAEKTSNGELPHTVEFLLSIIPHSVLSAFVDNVLLQVLFFAVLFGLALAKLSAHSQTLYKVVDQSSHVFFTIIGWVMKLAPLGAFGAMAYIIGQYGIGSLASYGKLIAACYLAAVLFIVILGLILKWFTGINLWKMLVYIKDELFLALGTASTEVVLPRIMAKLSHAGCNRAVTGLVVPTGYSFNLDGATLYLSICVLFLSQALGVDLSLGEQIVACLVLMLTSKGMAGVPGSSFLALSATIAAIGHGAIPVAAVALLLGADRIMDSMRVSVNLLGNCVATFVVAAWEGKLDKERAALVLSGADVPPLEEDAATHEIAPEEELLKA; this is encoded by the coding sequence ATGGCATCCGCGAAGACGAGCGAGGGCCTCTACGAGATCGATTCGAACCAGAAGCTGCGGGTCAAGCAGCCGATCTGGAAGTCGCTGTTCTTCCAGCTGATCGTGGCGATCATCGCCGGCATCATGATCGGCTGGCTGTGGCCGGATGTCGGGTCGGCGTTGAAGCCCTTGGCCGACGGCTTCATCAAGCTGATCAAGATGCTGATCGCGCCGATCATCTTCTGCACCGTGGTGATCGGCATCGCCCACGTCGGGGACTTGAAGGCGGTCGGCAGGATCGGGGTGAAAGCCTTGATCTACTTCGAGCTCGTCACCACCTTTGCGCTGGTGTTCGGCCTCCTCGTGGGCAACATCGTGCGGCCCGGCGCCGGTTTCAACGTCGACCCGGCCACGCTGGCTGGTGGCGAGCAGGCTCTCGCCGAGAAGACGTCGAACGGCGAACTGCCACACACGGTCGAGTTCTTGCTGAGCATCATCCCGCACTCGGTGCTGTCGGCCTTCGTCGACAATGTGCTGCTCCAGGTGCTCTTCTTCGCGGTGCTCTTCGGGCTGGCGCTGGCCAAGCTCTCGGCCCACTCGCAAACCCTCTACAAGGTCGTCGACCAGTCCAGCCACGTGTTCTTCACCATCATCGGCTGGGTGATGAAGCTGGCACCGTTGGGTGCATTCGGTGCGATGGCCTACATCATCGGCCAGTACGGCATCGGTTCACTCGCGAGCTACGGCAAGCTGATCGCGGCGTGCTACCTCGCGGCGGTGCTCTTCATCGTCATTCTCGGGCTGATCCTGAAGTGGTTCACCGGGATCAACCTGTGGAAGATGCTGGTCTACATCAAGGACGAGCTGTTCCTGGCACTCGGCACCGCGTCGACCGAGGTGGTCCTGCCCCGGATCATGGCCAAGCTCTCCCATGCCGGCTGCAACCGGGCGGTCACCGGTCTGGTGGTGCCGACCGGCTACTCCTTCAACCTCGACGGTGCCACCCTCTACCTGTCGATCTGCGTGCTGTTCCTCTCCCAGGCCCTCGGGGTCGACCTGAGTCTCGGCGAGCAGATCGTCGCCTGCCTGGTGCTGATGCTGACCTCGAAGGGCATGGCCGGGGTGCCCGGCTCGTCGTTCCTCGCGCTGTCGGCGACCATAGCCGCCATCGGTCACGGCGCCATCCCGGTCGCGGCGGTCGCGCTGCTGCTCGGTGCCGATCGGATCATGGACTCGATGCGGGTGTCGGTGAACCTGCTCGGCAACTGTGTCGCCACCTTCGTGGTGGCAGCCTGGGAAGGCAAGCTCGACAAGGAGCGGGCCGCACTGGTGCTGAGCGGTGCGGACGTGCCGCCGCTCGAGGAGGACGCGGCGACCCACGAGATCGCGCCCGAGGAGGAACTGCTCAAGGCCTGA
- a CDS encoding FadR/GntR family transcriptional regulator, which produces MAALDSHVRTLPRSSASVADDIVHHIERLIVTGDFGGGDRLPAERTLANDLGVSRAALREALGRLETAGLVVRRHGSGTRVTREVPLSASLATRLEHADDDFEHAAEFREAVEPQIARLAALRITEGELEELRALLARSAEEVPADESVRLDVAFHGAVARASRNPLLTSLGELTASWTVEARVYSHLEGEGRRISHDGHSRILAALESGDADAAQAAMASHLLEIREVIDRVRSMAADD; this is translated from the coding sequence ATGGCAGCTCTGGACAGCCACGTCAGAACGCTTCCCCGGTCCAGTGCCTCGGTCGCCGACGACATCGTCCACCACATCGAGCGGCTGATCGTGACCGGCGACTTCGGTGGTGGCGATCGGCTGCCGGCAGAGCGGACGCTGGCCAACGATCTCGGGGTCTCCCGGGCTGCCTTGCGGGAGGCGCTCGGTCGGCTGGAGACGGCGGGTCTGGTGGTACGGCGGCACGGCAGCGGCACCAGGGTCACCCGTGAGGTCCCGTTGAGCGCCTCGCTGGCGACCCGATTGGAGCACGCCGACGACGACTTCGAACACGCTGCCGAGTTCCGCGAGGCAGTGGAGCCCCAGATCGCGCGGCTGGCTGCCCTTCGCATCACCGAGGGCGAACTGGAGGAACTGCGAGCGCTGCTGGCCAGGTCGGCCGAGGAGGTCCCGGCCGACGAATCGGTACGGCTCGATGTGGCCTTTCATGGGGCGGTGGCGCGGGCCTCGCGGAATCCATTGTTGACCTCGCTGGGTGAGCTGACGGCATCCTGGACGGTCGAGGCGCGGGTCTATTCGCACCTCGAGGGCGAAGGGCGGCGGATCTCCCACGACGGGCACAGTCGGATCCTGGCTGCGCTGGAGTCGGGCGACGCCGACGCTGCCCAGGCGGCCATGGCCAGCCATCTGCTCGAGATCCGCGAGGTGATCGACCGGGTCCGTTCGATGGCCGCAGATGACTAG
- a CDS encoding YoaK family protein has product MTDTTTNRPSHPLILMLVLTFSTGMIDAVGYLGLDRVFTANMTGNIVILGMALTGTASLPVIGPLIALLTFVAGAGLAGRLLRAARPGWSGLTTTSFTLTGGTVLLVGVACLAWHPVPGTPWGDVVTGTLGLAMGVQAACARKLGVKDVTTVVITSTITGLAADAWFAGGSSENWGRRLLAVLLMLVGAAVGALLLHIDIAFGLLVAGAIVLSTTAIGHTRRHAS; this is encoded by the coding sequence GTGACCGATACCACCACGAATCGACCGTCGCATCCGCTCATCCTGATGCTGGTCCTCACCTTCTCCACCGGCATGATCGACGCCGTCGGCTATCTCGGTCTCGACCGGGTGTTCACCGCCAACATGACCGGCAACATCGTGATCCTCGGCATGGCGCTCACCGGGACCGCGAGTCTGCCGGTGATCGGCCCGCTGATCGCGCTGCTGACCTTCGTGGCTGGCGCAGGCCTCGCCGGGCGGCTGCTGCGCGCCGCCCGCCCGGGATGGAGCGGGCTGACCACGACCTCCTTCACCCTCACCGGCGGGACCGTGCTGCTCGTCGGGGTGGCCTGCCTCGCCTGGCATCCCGTACCAGGCACTCCCTGGGGTGATGTGGTCACCGGCACCCTCGGCCTGGCGATGGGGGTGCAGGCCGCCTGTGCCCGAAAGCTGGGAGTCAAGGACGTCACCACGGTCGTGATCACCTCGACGATCACGGGACTCGCGGCCGACGCCTGGTTCGCCGGTGGGTCGAGCGAGAACTGGGGTCGACGGCTGCTCGCCGTGCTGTTGATGCTGGTCGGCGCCGCGGTAGGTGCGTTGCTGCTGCACATCGACATCGCGTTCGGCTTACTGGTTGCCGGCGCCATCGTGTTGAGCACCACGGCCATCGGTCATACCCGGCGACATGCCAGCTAG
- a CDS encoding dihydroorotase, giving the protein MIAGVEATGARAHVVHLADAGSLELVRAARSAGLPVTAETCPHYLTLAADEVPDGAPEFKCCPPIRDRANQDGLWAGVLDGTIDAIVSDHSPSTVEQKHRADGDFGLSWGGIAGLQTALAATWTEAQARGIGLEQLLPLFTTGPARVAGLDRLGRITAGAPAHLVVFHPGESWTVDAARLQHRNPISPWHGRRLIGVVETTYLRGEPVWSATAGLLSRQGRLLSARSR; this is encoded by the coding sequence GTGATCGCCGGCGTCGAAGCGACCGGCGCTCGCGCGCACGTCGTTCACCTTGCCGATGCCGGCTCGCTCGAGTTGGTCCGGGCAGCACGGTCAGCTGGTCTGCCGGTGACCGCAGAGACCTGCCCGCACTATCTGACTCTGGCTGCTGACGAGGTCCCCGACGGCGCACCGGAGTTCAAGTGCTGCCCACCGATCCGCGACCGGGCGAATCAGGACGGCCTCTGGGCCGGCGTTCTGGACGGGACCATCGACGCCATCGTGAGCGACCACTCCCCCTCGACGGTGGAGCAGAAGCATCGTGCTGACGGGGACTTCGGACTCTCCTGGGGCGGCATCGCGGGCTTGCAGACCGCTTTGGCCGCCACCTGGACGGAGGCCCAAGCTCGCGGCATCGGTCTGGAGCAGCTTCTGCCGCTGTTTACCACCGGCCCGGCCAGGGTCGCCGGACTGGATCGGCTGGGTCGGATCACTGCAGGAGCTCCGGCCCACCTGGTGGTCTTCCATCCGGGCGAGTCATGGACGGTCGACGCCGCCCGGCTACAGCATCGCAACCCGATCTCACCCTGGCACGGTCGACGTCTGATCGGGGTGGTCGAGACGACCTACTTGCGCGGCGAGCCGGTGTGGTCGGCTACGGCGGGTCTGCTGAGCAGGCAGGGCCGACTGCTCAGCGCTCGCTCCCGATAG